Part of the Strix aluco isolate bStrAlu1 chromosome 20, bStrAlu1.hap1, whole genome shotgun sequence genome is shown below.
CAGCCTTGTTTTGGCTTCTGCATTTTAGTattctgctgcttaaaaaaagaaatgcaacgagcagcaagcagcagcaagagcagcaggggAGAAGCGAGCAGCTCCTCCGTCACCGCAGAGCTGGTGCTGGCTCCCACACAGCCCTGACCGCAGCCGCTGCACCTCCCCGCTGCACCCACCACCGCTGCCTCGGGCTCCCCGGGGGCTCCCACCCGGCCCCCCGCCGCAGCCAGGCCCCCCACGCCCCCGACCCCTGTGCTAGCCGGGGAGCGGAgccactgccagccctgcccgagcGGCTCCGGCATCTCTCAGCGCAGGCACAAACCACTGAGACGACGGCGCTGAGCAGCAGGAGACACCCCACACCACAAGCCCCCCCGTTTTGGTGGGCCAGAGCAGCCCCGGCCGCCGCAGACAGGCGGTGGAATAGCCCAGGTCGAGCCCACCGCAGCCAACACGCGCTGCCCGTGTCCGGCCCCACACCACAGAGTTGCTGCCCACCGTGGGCTCAGCAAGATGCAGAAAGACCGTCCTGTGCTGGAATTACTAATTGCAAAAGTatttgggaggaaaagaaaggtttaaATTTTTCAGCCTGACCATagctgactaaaaaaaaaaaaaatttaaaaaaataaaagggttgCTTTAGAGAGgacatttctgtgctgaaattaTACAGAGACTTAGCTAAGAGACTTCACTAATTTACTTCAGATGGGAACATTGTAAACTGACTTTGTGCCAGCTAGTTTATATAAACGCACAAACAAAAGAactgtattaattttttatttagaagtaaAGATCATTCCTGTAAATTGAATTACTTTGAACAATGTGCTATGTAAACAGTCGTACTTGCTGAACGGTATCAAACGAGGGGCAGGCTTTCGGAGCTAATAGCACGTGGTAATCACTGCTCCCCGCTTGAATCCCAGcctgctgcggggaggggggagcccagCACGGGGACAGGCACGTCCCGGCACCTCTGCCAccgaggggaaactgaggcaccaggCACCGCACAGGAAAGATCACACATCCCCATCACACACCAGCCACGATCTGAGGGGGACACCCAGGCAGCACGGTGTCCCCCGGGGCTAGGCGGGACCCCTGGGATGGCGGCGGTTCACGGGGAGCAGAGTGGGGGCTGCAGAGGGTGCGGGGGCTCGTGGGGCCGCTGTCCCCTGCAGAGCTGCGGCACGAGCAGCGCCCGGTGAGGCCGGGGCTCAGCAGCCAGACGCCAGGGCTGCACAGGCTGCGGCACCCGCAACCACCGATGCTGCGCCTGCAGCTCTTGGCCAACACCTGCCTCCAGCACTGACTGCAGCAATCGGGATTTACGCAAACCGGGCTGAGCCGGGGCTGGGCACAGGCACCCGCTGTCACCCAACAGAGACCATCACCGCAGGGACTGCCAGCAACGCAGGAACGGGGAGAGAAACGCCTGCGAGCAGGCTGCCCCGGCCTGTCACCACGGGAAACAACGgctcaaaaataaaatactttaattcACTGAGCTCGCGATAGCCCAAAAAGCCCCGTCCTCTCAGGGCTGCGGGGCACAAGGTGAGGGGCACCCCATGGCTCCTGCCACCCAcctggcagggatggggacagggccgCACTGCAGCCAGAGATGCAGAGCCGGAGGCTTTCCCTgagcccagcactgcagcacaggcCGGGGCATCACCAACATCTGCCGGAGCCGCCGGCTCAGGCCCCGCACGTGTGGTTTGTGGTCGGGTGAGTGGATGCTGCTGGCTCTCTGTGACAGTTAGCACTGGGAGATGGAAACTGCCAACAACATTACCAGGAGAGACTCATCCCAGAGAGACTCATCCCACCTCCCCCGGGGGCGGCCGCAACATCTGGGGCGCAGGAAGAGCAGAGGCGGGAGGACGCCCTGGTGCGTCCCGGCTCTCACACACCACTGGTACCCGGGTGCCGCAGCTCCCTGAGCCCTGCTGTCCACCCCTGCCCGTGGGGATGGAGCAAGGGCCACCCAGGGCCACCCACAGCTCtgacatccctgtcccctcctggGCCGGCTCTGTAGGAAGCCCCTAACAGAGCACCCAGAGTCAGCTGTGGCTTCCAGGCGTCACCCCAAACCGCCCAGCGGACTACCAGCGGGTCACCTCAGAGAGTCCATCGCCATGCCAAGCCACGGCGGTGCTTGAGCAGGAGCATCATCCCAGTGGGACATGACAGCAAGGGGCAACGGAAGCCACCTGGGCCACAGCCAGGCTGTGGGCACTGGCCCACCCACAGCACCACCAGCTGTTTTGCTGTCCTGGCCCTCAGGGACACGCGTTGGGGCCGGTGACCCCACGCTCACATGCCCAAGGGCTGCCCAGCGAGGCAGGGAGCCCCAGGGGTCACAGCGGGGTGCTGTGGGAATCACACCGGGATCACACGGGGCCTCCCTGCAACCGGAGCCGTGGGAGCTTGGCTGTGAGCAGCCCTCGCATCGCCCGGGAACGCAATGTTCTGCTCAATGAGCTCCAATTTTAATTTGGTTCTCCTCGAACCGACGGAGCCCTGGATGCCAAATGCAATTATTTGACAAGACACAGGAAACGGCAGCATTTGCTTAAAAACGCACACGAGGCCGCGGAGCCACGGCAGCGCCAGCACTTACATAGCCCCTCACGTGAACGGGGAAGGGAAGGTCAGACAGTCCAGGCCTAAATGCCCTCACTGGTGGGCAGTGCCCGTGGTCAGCCCCACGCCTGacggccccccagccccggctgcccacgggcagccccagctcccggAGAATCAGCGCTGGTGCGAGAAAAACCGCCGTGTGCTCCGTGCAGAGCGCATCATCCCACCACCCCTTCCCATCTGCTTGGCTCCAAAGACCCGCACGCGTTAGGATgggttttctgctttgcttttgaaaaaaaacaaaccaaaacaaaacaaaaaccaaccaaaaccacaCACTTTATCTGCAGcaaatgataaataataataattaaaaaaaaatagcacaagAGTCAGATTCGTGCTTTGTCAAGTGCCGGTCCCGGCCGTCCCGGGCTCGCCAGCCTCCGGGCCACGATGCTCCCGGGGCCATGAGGGCACAGGAGGGGGCCGGGGACGGGCGAGCGGCCCCCGAGGCGGGTTTGCCAGCCCGGGGGGTGTCTGCTCCGACCCGCCCCGATCCTGGCGAACGGCTCCCGGCCGCAGACCGGCACCGACGGCGCGGCTCGACCCGGCGGGCTCGGCCACGGCTGCCCTCGGAGAcccccgcccgctgccccccgccccggggccggccgAGGCCGCAGTGAGCCCCGCGGATCTGGGGGttggggggcagtggggtggccCCGAGCGCGGCCGCGCCCGCCGCACCGCGTTtcaccggaaaaaaaaaaaaaaaaaaaacaaccaaaaaaaacccacaacaaaaaaaccacccaaactcACCcatctttctgtggaaaaagtaCGAAGCGCAGCCTGggagcccccctgccccccgaaCCAGCCGCCCAGGATTTGGGGGGGTCCTGCGGCACCTTCAGCGATTTTCGTTTTAGTTTTCCTTTGGCATCCCCGGCGCGCAGAGACCGCGCAGCGCCCGCCGGCTCCGCCGggagggagggtgctgccggggGGGTTCTAGCtaaatgggtttatttttaacagatgttATTCGCTGGACTGGCTCGAAGGCAATTTAGAGAACCAGTCGCTATTTTAAAACCGCCTTTAGAAAGGTCCActcttaaaaaacccaacattaaCGGCATCGGAACGGTTATTAATTAATGAAAACGCTGAAAGTGCCCCGAAGCAGCACAACGGCACCGCGGACTTCCCTAAATCTTTCTGCTGACAGTGAAGGGTATTTCGGTGAAATCACCAAAAAatagcagttttaaaataataataataataataacaacaaccaccaccgggCAGGGCGCGGAGCGGGGACTGATCCGGCTCTCAGCAGCCCCCGTACCCGCCTCCGGGAACCCCGCACCCCGCGGCGGCACCGAGCACGGGGGCTGAGCCGCGGCTGATCAAGGATTTGGAGACCCTCTCAaggaaaaacactgcagaaatctCGCCGGTATTCCCGTCGCACGCCCTGCCCACGGCACCTTTGTCCGCGGAGCCGCGGCGGGAGGGTCCTGCCGAGCCCCCCGGGCCCCCGCCGCGGCCACTCTCGCGTCCTGCCGTGATTGCCCTTCCTGCCGGAGCAAACCGTGTTCCCTCATCCTGTGGGATGGGAAAAGTCCGAGCAGGGGGCTCTGATGTTTAGTTAAACCCCAGTGAGGAGCTCAGGATCCTCCATCCCCTCATGCTActctttttggggaaaaattcGTGGATGGAGGTCTATAACCAAAAGAATGTCGCAGCCAGAAGCAGCCTCCCTGCGGGACACGCTCccccggggggtgcggggccgggccgagcccaCCGGCACCCGGCGAGTGCCGGCCCGGTCGCGGGGCTTTGCGCTGCCGGTAATTTGTTTCGGGTCTTTAACACGCTCCCGCCACGGACGCGGCGGCATTGGGGGGTGCCCCACGGCCCCGAGCTTTCCCCTCTGGGCACCGCAGCCCGTTCGGCTCACACCGACCCGCCGGGCCGGGACCGTTCCCCAGGGCGAGGGGACAATCCCCGCGGAGCCGAGGGTCTGAACCCCGGCtgacggcggggcgggggggtggggtgtcagGAACCCCTCCGGGAGGTGCTGCACCCCAAATCGCCTTCCTCCCCTTGCCCCGAGGGGACGTCTCTCCGGGGGAGCCCCACTGCCTTTTTCAAACCTTCTCCCCGCTGGAGCGGCCCCGGCCTCTCGGGCAGCCGTCGAGGACGCTGagcccccaccaccaccccaaccACCACCGGAGCCGGGGTTTCAGCGcggagctgccccccagcccgtgtCCCCTACCTGAAATAGTCCATCTTGCAGAAGATCTCCTTGTTCTTGATgtagcagctgtgctgctgccgcAGCGAGGTGCGGCACACGGAGCACTCCAGGCAGCGGACGTGCCAGATGAGGTTGTTCACCTGCGGCAGAGAAGGGGGCTGAGACCTGGGGccaccccgccgccccccgccgccccccgccgccgctcaccTTGAGCAGGTACCGGTCGAGGATCTCCAGCCCGCAGCTGGAGCAGACGTTCTTGCCGGCCGACGgcgtggaggaggaggaggaggatggcggGGAGCAGACGGACGGCGTGGAGGGAGTGCTGGGAGCCGAGCGGGCGTCCTCCTTCTCCAGGGCGCCGGGCAGCGGCTCCCCGTCGGGCTGCGACTGCGGGCGGAGACGCATCGGGACCGTCAGCCGGGGCCCCGCCgtcccccgcagccccggcccggggCGTCCCGACGggaccccgcagcccccccggcatCCCCACGGCCCGGTGGGTCCCCGCAGCCCTCCGGTATCCCCCGGCCCGGCGGGTCCCGGTgcgtccccgcagccccccgcagccccccggccccgcttACCATGGCGCGGGAGTGCGGGTCGAGGCAGCGGGCGCTCCCCTTGGGCAGCGGCTCCGGCGGCATCACCTTGCGGGAGAGAGCGGGAGAGGGAGGCTGCGGCTCCATGCGCCGGGCGAGCGCGGGGCACCCTATATAAACCGCCTCAAAACAATAAATAAGAACTTTCTAGTGGCCATTTAAATCCTTTGCAACAAAAGCTGCGTCTCTTTAATGAAGCAATTTGAATGTGGAttgaattctctccctgcctgcacttAACCCGGGCCTCTTGAAGTAATCGCTCGGTTCCCATGCGAGCCAAAGcgctgaaaaaaccccacaaactacCTGCAATTAGAAATTGCCGTAAATGCCCGAGATAAGAGGTACCCAGAGTGTCAATTCCGGCTGTCAATCAGGGAATCCATCAGGCCACCCAAAGAATtgcaaatttgatttttttaatggtagtAATTAAAAATCGAaattcttccccctctccctccgcCGAGCACAAAACGCCCCAGAAAACGCCGGGATGGAAAATCCTCCCCTCGGGCGCGGGAGGCAGCGAGCGGGCCCAgcctcagccccggccccggccccgctcccggccccgctcccggccccgacGGCAGCGGCAGCGCTCACCTTGCCCGCCTCGGCgccggccggggcgcggcggcccgggccccggggctgcccgcccTCATGGCTCCGGTGCATGGGGCGggcgcgccccgctccgcccgccgccgcgctccgtGCCCGCGGGCGGCGCGTCCCGCGGCCGCGGCAGGAAGGGCGGGGAaccgcgccggccccgctcccccgccgggggcggccgcgggccgggCAGGAAGcggagccccccccacccctccccgccgcgccccgggggccgcccgccccgccgggccccgctacctgcggcggcggcaccgcccgCGGGCGCGGAGTGAGTGGGgtaaggcggggggggggggggacacacgaccCCCGGGCCGGCCCGGTCCTCCCCCACCGCTGCCCGCCCCGACGGGGCGCACGGCCCCGGGGCAGCACCGCCGGGACCGGCCGCGGCCTCGGagctccccccctcctccccgcggcggggcgggattGGGGTGCGGCAGCGGGGATCGCACCCACCGCCGCGGcgtctgcccccccccccgcctctgcccGGGCTTCATTAGTAACCTGATAATTCCCCGGCAAAGCCCCGGCAGCGGTTCCACCACGGAGTAATTGCAGGACGGTAACGTGAGCTGATGGCGGCCGGGGATGGATCCTCGCCGTTATTGATTTTGACAGCTAAATTGTTAACCGAGAGGGAAATCAGATGAAAGCCATTTTAGAATAAATACAAGACATTAGGTTTAAACATTGAGGTTGCAAGAAAGCCCGAGAAACCCCCAGGAAACTCAGCCCCAGGCCCGCCAGCTCGTCCTCCCCTCTGCAGAGGGGGCAGATGGACAAGTGCGGAGGAGCGGTGCTGAGAAAGGACGGTTTCAAGCAGGCTGGCAGGGTCTGAATCAGCTCCAACTGCTCCGGAAGAAACCCGTAGGAGTTTTCAGGGACAGAGGCATGAAGGCTGTCTGCCCCCCTACACGGCGCCGCTCGGAACGGGGCAACGCGGGATTTGTTCACATCTGAGAGCGATGGAGGGCGGCCGCGGCCCACCCCAAGGCAGCAGTGCCGGCGGTTTTCTCTAATAATTACAGAGCGGGCACTGGGGGCTCCCCAAAGTCTGAAAGGGCTCAGGAACAGGGTGACTTCAGCCCAGCCTCAGCCCTGGGGGCAGGCAGgcccctgcccagagcaggcaggTCACTGGAACGGGAGTTACGTGGCTGCTGCCTGCGCTGGGCCCAGGCCCGGGCAGCAGGACTGGCTATTAGCAGCAAGCTCACCCCGTTTCTTACACCCCACGTGAGCACTGGAGCCCGCGGGAGGCAGCACCAGGGAAGCTGCGTGTCACCGAGCGAGCCAGCCGCAAGCCCCAGATTTGGGGCTGGGCACGTTCTGCGCTCCCGTGGGCGAGGGCATCATTCCATACCTGTCCCGAGCGGGGAGTCGCACCACAGGCGGGGAGATTGTTGAAACACCGAAGGAAAGACCCACACCGCGGGCGTGAACGTTGTCCTCGGTACCCACCTTGCCCCCGGGGCTGCGCTGGAAATATGGGGGAAGCACAGAAACCCGCAGGAGGCCGGGGCTGTGTGGCAGGGGCAAGAACCAGCCCCCCACCAGCCAAGCCCCGCTCTCCGTCCCCCCACCGGCCTGCCAACCGCCGTGCTCACGGCTGCAGAGCCGGCCCCATCCTCCTCCAAAGCGCTTCCCGGGGCCGCTCAGACCTGGCTGATGGTTGATACGCAACGCCCCAGAGCTGGCACTCCTGTAAAAACCGCTCCTGAGCATTTACCTCCTCCGAGCTGCGGGGTTAAAAAGTCTCTGGGTTTTGCTGTGCTCTCACCGGCGGCTGCCGAAGCGGCGCGGGGCCTTCGGGAAGCCGCGGCATTCCTGGGAAGCGCCGGCAGCACCAGCGCCTGCCAGGCCGGTGGCGGCGGGAACGACCGACACAAACACCGACCTGCAATAAAGCTCCCCCAGGTCTGAGTCCGGCCGAACGACAGACAAGGCACTTCTGTTAGTGACTGTGGTAGtgcgaaaaaaaaaaattgaaaaaaaaaaaaaagatactgatcCTATTGTACCCAGATTTGTATCAGTGGACTTCGCTGATGCCAAGCATTTACCACCCTCACTTCCTGCTTGCCACCCTCGCTTTCCTGGaggaaaacatgcattttaaatgtttatttagagTCGTGAGAATCTCAACAAAttgtatttaaatacaaataaatatcaAAGAATGTTTCTGACAGGAACACCACCACATACCCGATTTGAATCTAGGTATTTTCTAAATTCCTAATAGAAATAGAATTGATTGCTGTTCTGAATAACGCAGACACAGATCCAGAGGACTACAAACGTTAGACCACGCAAGAACAAAACACAGGCTGTTCACAGAGGAATGTAAACGGGTGTTATTGACATTCACAGGGGTACAAACTCCCAATGATACTACTTTTCTCTTTACTCAGGTACCAAAAAActagaaagcaaatatttaacaGCACAAGGCCTACTTTTGAACAATTCAGGCTTTTAACGACCCATCCATCAGACAGGCAGAGCTCCGTCCCCGATGCTCTCGGCTGGGAAGCGGGACGCGTGCTCTGCCGGGAGGCGGGTGCGCTGCCGCGGGAATACAAACCTCACTTTGCTACGCCAGGGAGCGACACCTGCGTACACAACCAGGGGCTGTTTAAAAATGATTTTCCTCCGTTTGAGACCACTGTTAACCCGCTTGGGGAAGCAATTCAAGAGGTAAAGATTCACCAGTGAGCAGACATTGGGAAAATCAGAGCAGTATCCCCTGGACCCGAGCACAAACGTTCTCCAAGGTGCCCCCTGCACACGCAGTCACAGCGCTGTGTGTCCTAAGGAGAAAATGCTGCCAgacaaggttttttttcctcagattccTTAGGGAGAAAAACGTGCCACAGATCAGATGGTTTAAGTGAAATGTCATCCATCGGACTCGCAAATTAAGCACCTGGTGCAGGTCATCCCCCGCACACAGCAGAACCATTTCGCCACAAACGCTCGTGCCACTTTACACCAAGAGGCAACCGGCCACCTTTACCAGCCAGCGAAAACCAGGCGTTGGACTGGCTGGTGGGCAAACGCTGAGGTCATGTGCTTGACAGATGTCTCGGAGGCTGCAGCGTTATTCTCACGCTGTCACATCTGGTTGCTGAAGAGCTACCCCTGATCGCAAACATTAGATATGCCACTGCTGTGCTCCGAAGCTCAGCGCAGGCCTCAGGGGTGTGTAAACACACTAATTCCTACATGGGGGCACATACCTACCACCTAAACAACACTGAAAATACCCGTGCTGTGTCATTATCTTAAGGTTGTCACGTCGTAATACCCTAAAGTTTACAAattgaaatgcaaaatgaatttgCTTTGGTGCATATAAAATATTGCATGCACAGTTACTAAAAGTGTtgcaaaatctatttaaaatgagttttattGAGATGAAAAAGTTTTCCGTGGTAACTACAGAATGTTAATCAAAACCAAGTGCCCTCCATTAAAAACACGAATCGGAATACTTTTTgttcaaaaatactttaaaaagtaatcaGTTAAATGGAGTATTTTTGGATGTGCTTTACTCCATACACTGGTTACTGCTTCTAATCTTGCTAATGAATGCACACTAACGAGAGGTTGTCTGCGTGTTCATCAGAGGCTTTGAAGGGAACCTACTTTTCTGAACAGCCTTCAGCTGCGAagctgcgctggcagcaaggagGACGCAGCAGACCACCGAAGGTGTTAGAGAACACTGCGCCGCGGGCAGCGGTGGGGGGCTCAGGTGGTGGTATCCTTCTCACTCTACAAAGTACAAAAGCATTGGAGGACTCCAGGTATACAAAGCAGTGTGTCTTGCTACCATTATCCATTCATATGCATCATCTTCTAGATTTCCAGGCAGCTCTGGAATAAGGAGTAGTCCTTTTCTTATCCGGTGGTTTGAAGTAAGAATAAACAGGCGCTGCAGGGTATTCCGCATCTGGGTTTTCTGCCATCATTTTCAGTTTGGCTTCAATGGCCTTTATTTTTGCGCTGACgctggaaagagaaaaagcagaagagaaatcaaGCTTGATCTTAGCATGGAATCAGAGTACAGCAATCCAGAGATTTTGTTGACATGCGAATACTTAGTCACACGAGGAGGGGCTAGGCAGCCCCCACCACTGCATTCACAGGCAGCGTGAAGTTGGGAGGCAGGAATCTACTGCTTAAAGCCCACGCTATTGCATTGCAATCCTCAGCACGGATTTGCTCCTCCAAGATATATCACAGCACCACAAAATAACGGTCCTTGCACCTACTCAGCACTTTCCCGAGGACACTGAGCGAGACAAGTACACAACAAGGCTTCCTACTTCATGTAAAATGATGTCATGTAAAGAGGTCTGAGCATGTGCAGCAGAGCGCAGCTCAGACGAGGCTGctggaagcagcagagaaatgaaaGCCAGACTTCCTCCCAGCTACAAGACCGCTCGGGATGGGAAAACCCCAGACTCTAATTAGGTCAGGAAGAAACATTATTTCAGCATTAGCAGGGTTTATCCCAAAGGGAGAAGCTATCCCAGGTTACACCCCAAATTCCTACGACTTTTGTTATTCACTGTCCTCCATTGGGTACGGACCGAGGAATGTTCCCTTCTCTGCTGCGGCTTCTTGCAGCATCCATCCTCACTAACACAACTCCTTCGCGCCACTGACGTAGCTAACAATCTGCACGACTCGAGTCTCTCTGCTCGTTACTTCCTAGCGTGTTACTTCTGAATTCCAAGCTCATTTTATCTGTAGGCAAATTCATTATCCCCAGTCCTGGTTCCTCATAGGGTTCCACTGACAGAACACAGAGGAAAATCACAAACCCTTTCAACCAAACCGTGAATTAGCAAAGCAGCACTACGTGCTTTAGGCAAATGGAGGGGTTGGAGAATTTAACCACATCCCACAGAGCAGATCTACCAGCCCTAacgctggcaaaaaaaaaaaaaagaaaaaaagaaaaaaattagttctaTGTGAAGTACTACACgtgattttgttttaatattttgccACTACAGAGAAATTCTTGCTAACAGGGATTTTGCTTAATCAAATTAATACAGTACAAAACCTCTCACTGAAATTCATACGGCACATTCTGGCCAAGGGAGCTGGAATGTTACACACTCCCAGTTCCTCTCCTCACCTCTCTTCCTTCCTACTGCCCTAGTAGCTTCACACATTAGAAAATGAACTTCAAGTCTGAAGTGTCCTACATCAAAGGAGTTACTTTGCAGCATGCTGCcctttaaaaaacagcttttctgccACGTTAAGAGTTTCAGCACAAACGTAACACCAACAACTCCAGACCTTACTGAAATCAAAGAAGTTAGTTCCCCGCCACTCCCACAGTTTGGACACCTCTCACCCACCCACCCCATCTCCTACCTTAAGTTAGACTGGGGCGGCTCCGTGCTGGAAGATGGCTCCAGACTGATTGGAAGGATCTTCTCATTTTTATTGTGATCATATCTCTGTGAACAAGAGACCAAGGATTGAAGTCAGCCAGAATTACGAACAAAAAAACATTTGCCCACAGATACACTTTAAAGTCGGATGAGCATCACCTCATATTTTGTGAAGCTTTTGCTAGGAATGATTTTGGTGgccaaacactgaaacaaatccCAACCATAATATTTGTTTAGTACCAACATGGAACGTAGACTCTGATACTGAACACTTCTGTGCATGGTACTATGGATCCTTAAACTTTATCCTGTCTCACCATTTCTTGTTCCCCTCTATATAAGGCACGAAGCAAAGATGGTAAATTTGAAGGTAACTACTGTCCTGTATTGCTGTGCTCTTTATACAGACATTGTGCTTGGGTTGCCTTCTGACTCTGCACACGACCGCACAGAATCAtgcagtgctgggagaaaagaacagggggggggaaaaaaaaaaaaagcgcagtTCGGAACcacctcttttctgcagaaagcagtcTGTGAGTCTGTCATCTCTGTGGGCAAAGGGCCCCCCAAACTATTCGCAGTGTTCTGCTTCCTTATTTCGCTTGGCACAAAGTCAGGTTtgtttttcagcagagctgctcaaaCCGACAGTGTCTGGTAAGCCTTGGCCACTCATCTTAAAACTACTTAGCATGGTGCTGGTATTGTCTAAAATAAACACTTGTTACAATAAGCCAAAGTTCTGCGTTGTTAAATCTTTCCATTCACGGATTAGAAAATGCCATGCAAACTGAAGTGATTATTTATGCATGTTCTTCACCATACCCTGGACAGCCAAGCACTGAGCTACCCCGCTGAACTCCCAGCTGGGCAGACACTCATTCCTCTGGCTGAAACTCCTTTTACAGCCTGATCATTCTTCAGGCATCCGGAAG
Proteins encoded:
- the RBM18 gene encoding putative RNA-binding protein 18 isoform X3 is translated as MTQLLIYHLLKLLQKFGKVKQFDFLFHKSGALEGQPRGYCFVNFETKQEAEKAIQCLNGKLALSKKLVVRWAHAQVKRYDHNKNEKILPISLEPSSSTEPPQSNLSVSAKIKAIEAKLKMMAENPDAEYPAAPVYSYFKPPDKKRTTPYSRAAWKSRR